The sequence below is a genomic window from Haematobia irritans isolate KBUSLIRL chromosome 3, ASM5000362v1, whole genome shotgun sequence.
aagtatatatgtatgtgcaaATGCATATTTTAAATTGGTATGTATGGCATGTACGTGAAATATGTGTTGGTAGAAAtgtttttaggagatatgttttCTTATTTGTGTAATTGTGTACACAATAATTTACTTATTAGGAAAGATCGCTTTTTTGtttctaaactttttttttaccaacacaTATTTCACGTACATGCCATACATACCAATTTAAAATATGTGAATAAACACAAACTCTGGTTGGCACCCACCCATGCATGCCTAAGCTTACAAAAATAAGTATGTATACACATTTTCTCAAACACAAGCCTTTTTTCGTTTTATGTTTGGTAGTATGTGCATATACATATTTTAAGTTGGTATGTATGTACGTAAAATGTGTTCGGGTTTTTTTagctaagaaaaaattgtgcgaAAACGTTTGGTACACTATTTAGAAAATGTAATATTTGTCGTATGCAGAGCAATATTTGTGTGCGCTTGTACCAATGTATATAGTGCCTTTATTTGATTCTCTCAAAGAGTTTACTAGAATTGGTCGatttattatttgaaataagAAAGTATGAAATTAAAtaggaaattgaaaaaatgtgagTAATATTGAATGTGatgttttcaaacaatttttttcatacatacgtacATACTACCAAACTGAAATATGCATGTGCACATACATCCAAACTTAAAACGAAAAGAGACTTGTGTTTGAGAAAATGTGTATACTTATTTTTGTAAGCTTCTTCATTATAGTGTATTAATGAGGCATGTGTGGATGTTTGTGTTTATTCACCCCCAAAAAGTGAACTCAacatggaagaaaatgtagatttattttgacaagtttaacaaaaatatttactaataaCAGCATgatataaataagttaatagaTTTgtctaattaaaaataaatattaaacatattaaatttttcctgtagtttaaaaatcatattttgaaggaaaaaattggagtttaaaattgttcaaaagTAAAACTATTTAAAATGAGCCTGTTTTGAACTTTCGATAGCGTTAAAgacattcaaaaaatttttaattcctatatttttgtatttatattcttTATTATATCATATAATAATTATATCATGCTACTATAAGTGaaatagttttgttaaaattttagaaataaatctaCATTTTCGTTAATGTTCACTTTTCACTACCtaataacaaacaatttttaaatagaatattatttataatttttatctaTGTGTTGTGTAGACGCAAAAATAAACAgctcaaatttaatttatttgcaaaacgAAGACATAAAGGAAGCCATTCCAGTTCTCGGACTTCGAATTGAATTTCGAGAAAAACTTTACAAATGGAGAAATGAACAGGTAACACTGGACCATTAAAAAtagctttatttaaatttgaaaatatttcttttcatttaggtacaccacgatGAGGTACCAATGCCAATCGCGGGTCCTCAAGCGAAAGATGTCCACAAGAAGAATTGTGATTTTCgtgggaaaaaaatttaaatagggtaaaattaaactattatttcttacacagaaaaaagtaaactgttatataggaagaatgaacaacCTGGTGGCAAAATTGCACTAAAATGTGCACCCTATTTTGAGATTTAAACAAAGCGTttttaaaacaagaaaatttaataattttttgatttaattttaattttttactgtaATTTACGAAATAGAGAAGaaataaactaaaagtaaagaaaaaatcattggcgcaaatcatgaccattttaaccataaagtagtgcattcttactatttttggaaaccGTATGAAACTTTATTGAgccgtgcaaaatttcgaaaaaaaaatttaaatttaactaaaaacatatcatttaactaa
It includes:
- the LOC142228902 gene encoding uncharacterized protein LOC142228902, translating into MSAVEVNTDEAQQEDGDKELKQILKTINCCAAFPYLKDAKINSSNLIYLQNEDIKEAIPVLGLRIEFREKLYKWRNEQVHHDEVPMPIAGPQAKDVHKKNCDFRGKKI